The genome window CCTTGTCGAAATATCTGCCTCTTCTTTCGTTTTGGTAGCATTGCCTATAGAGTTGAGGTATATACGTATTAAAGGCTTAAGCTCTGAAATTCTTCTTGCCGAATACTTTGGCGTACTTGAATTGCAAGATATATGAGAGTGATTATTATCCCTATAGCTGAAAATGAGCGAGCAGCAAACTGTTTCAATAAAATAAAAATTTAAAAATTCAATATGAAAAATTCTTTAAATTGGGACTCATCTGAGTGGATGGAGTCAGTCCAGCTTTGGACTAACCAAAATCTTTCAAAATATGGTCTTGAACCAATAGGTAATCTGCAAAAAGTGTCAGGTTGGGCGTTAGGGCAAATATTTAAGCAAAATACAAATGACGGTTTTTATTTTTTTAAAGCAACAGCGTTTCTGCCTTTATTTTCAAACGAATCAAAACTTTGTTCAAAGCTTTCGGAATTGGTACCTGAATATGTACCTGAAACTATATGTAGTTCTAGCGATAAACAGTGGATGATAAGTAAAGATTTTGGAGGTGGATTACCTGAATATGCAGATAAAAGTTTATGGGCTAAAGCTTTTCAGCGATTAGCTAATTTACAACAGCAATCTATAAAACACATTAATGAACTAATTATAAGTGGTTGTTTGCGTAGACAAATAACTGATATTCCAAAACAATTAAATGAAATTCTAAACGATAGTAATATAACTCAATACCTTCCTGATGAATTCAGATTAAAGAAAGAAGAACTGGTATTCAAAGTTAAACAGTCGATTGAAGAACTAGAAAATTTTAATATTCCAAGCACTATTGTGCATGGTGACCTGCATATCGAAAACATAGCTCAGATCAATGATGATTTCCTTTTCTTTGATTGGAGTGATGCTTGTATTAGTCATCCTTTCATTGATGGAACATACATCTTTAGAATGCCTGAAAGTGAAGATAAGGAAACGATAGTTAAAGCTTATTTATCACAATGGTCTGATTTAGCTGATTTTGAAACACTACAAAAAGCTTGGAACACAGCGGAGTTAATTTGCTATGCGCATCAAGCAATATCTTATGCTTCTATGAAGAAGACGCTTACCAATGAGCAAATGAAGGATTTAGAACAAGCTTTTTTAAACGCATTTAACAGAATACTTCCTGAATGAGTGACAAGAGATGGTACTGACTTGACCATAAGCTATTGAAAAGGTTATGGTCTGCAAAGAGCGATAACCAGTCGTCAAAATAAAAAATATTATGAATCATTTTTTAATCTTATCATGCAAACTTTATGTTTAATAAAACCAAGCAAGCAGCCAAAATACTTATTTTATCTTCACTAATTCAATTATTAATGGGTTTGAGCACGTATTTTTGGCAAGAAGTAAGTGGCGAGGTGATAGATTACAAGAACTTCAAGCAAAGTATACCAGGAACAATGGTCGGCAGGAGCCACATTGGCGGTTATGCCAATGACTGGGAATCTTTGAATTATCGCTACACATTTAATACTAAAGAATATCAATCTTCCTTTGTCGGATTCTATTTACCTTTTAATAATCATATTGCAGATGAATTAGTTACAAACGATGACAAAGTAAGGGTGTTTGTATTTCCATTATTTGGGGCGGTTTCTGTTGTTAAACAAGGTGTAGGCTACGCATTGACTTTAGTATTACTAGGTAGCGGACTATCTTTGTTAATTTTAGTGTCAACTGGAAATTGGAGAACCTTTCCGCCCAATTTTGAAGAGGAAAAACAAGAAAAGACTAAGTATGTTTCTCTAAGAAAGAAAAATCGTCGTGCAATTCGAGAAGAGAGAAGAGCTAAGAATTATAAAAAGCGTATACAAGACTGATGAAGATTACAATAAAGCACGGTGGAATGACGTTGTAATTTTTCTAATATTGTATGTCGGCGATTGGCACAAAGCAGACCAATTAAAGATCCTGAAACGAGTTCAGGAGGTTGAATTTTTTATATCCACAATACGCTTAATGAGGTCCCCGATGTCGCTTTAGCTCCTTGAGAATGACGGCGCATTTTCTCTACTTCTGCTTGTGGCACTTGACTGCCGGATCAAGCCTGACTTCTTGCCTTTATTTTTAGAGTCTAATATAAGTACATGGTTATTTTATTGAGCTATGCCTTGCCTCTACGATTGGATTTGAGCTTAAAGGAATTAGGAATTAGGAGCTAGGGAACAAGAGGGGAATATTGTGTGGATATGCCGTATTAAAGCAGGTTGGCACTAAAATACGGCATAAGTTGGGAACTATTTGATATTAGAAGTAATAACCAATATTAATGTTCAGACGATTGTTGGTTTCGTCTGAATCGCCGGCCATGGTACCGCCGATAAATGGCTGGTTTTTCGCCATTATGTAATCAACGTAGGCGTAAATTCCACCTGCGCTAATGGCAACACCAGTAACGTTCATCATAGTATCTTCTTCATAAGAACCTGATTTATCAGTCATCAAGTTGTAGTCGTTATAAAAAGTAAGATTGGTAATTGGGCCAAATGTTACGTCTTTTGAATACGACAAATTAAGGTTATATAACGTTGCTTCTGCTGGAATAGTGTCATGGAAGCTATACGCACCAACAGCAACCGAATCACTGTTATCGTCTAAGTCATATTCGTAACTTGTGTATTGAGCCATGATTCCAAATTTGCCGATATTGCTTTTAAGGTGTACTGCATAGGCGTTGTGGTCGCCAAGTGAACCGGTAGAGCCTTCTAAGTCACCAGAAAGTACTGATGCACCCACTTCGGTATTGTCGAATTTGTAAGCGTAACGTAAATTAACTGTATTGCTTTCAGCCATAGCTGTTGCAGGAGCATCCCAAATGCCTTCGTCTGCGCCACGAACACCCACCACGTCATAAGAATAACGGTCGGTTTTATTATCAACATAGCCGTCGATACCACCAAGTTCATCATTTACGAAATACGCCACACGAATATCGTGATTATCATACTTACCTATAAATGACAGGCCAGTATCATAATCGTCTTCAAGGCCAGCGTAATAAGCCGAGCTGAAAAAGAAACTGTTAGAGTTATAATTTAAATTACCAAAAGGTACTTGCGTGATACCAACTTGGCCTTCCCAGTTTTCATTAAAATCATAAGCAGCGTAAGCATGATGAACAACATCCATATATTGATACCAACGATACTGCGCCGATACTCTAACATCACCTATGCTGCCATTAACGTCGAGACGGAAGGTGTCAAAATCAAAGTCGCCGCCTCTGTCTTTATTGTCATCATCATAATCTTCATAGCTGTATTGAAAACGTACTGCACCGCCAATTTTAATTTTAGGGGTTAAATCTGCGCTGCTTTTTGTATTCGCATTAACTTCTTTTTTTAATTCTGCAATTTGTTTTTCAAGTTGTTCTAATCTCTGTGTTTTATCATCTGCTTGGGCCGCCAAGGCCGTGGTCGAGCTCGCTAATAATAAACCTAGTAATGGGGTGGATACTTTCATTCGTTATTCTCCAGTGGGTAATTCGCCGTTTCTTTTTTATATTAGGTACGTGTTTTACATGTTGCCGTTCTGTTTCGAACAATTTTCAACCACTCAAGTGTAAAACG of Thalassotalea fonticola contains these proteins:
- a CDS encoding carbohydrate porin → MKVSTPLLGLLLASSTTALAAQADDKTQRLEQLEKQIAELKKEVNANTKSSADLTPKIKIGGAVRFQYSYEDYDDDNKDRGGDFDFDTFRLDVNGSIGDVRVSAQYRWYQYMDVVHHAYAAYDFNENWEGQVGITQVPFGNLNYNSNSFFFSSAYYAGLEDDYDTGLSFIGKYDNHDIRVAYFVNDELGGIDGYVDNKTDRYSYDVVGVRGADEGIWDAPATAMAESNTVNLRYAYKFDNTEVGASVLSGDLEGSTGSLGDHNAYAVHLKSNIGKFGIMAQYTSYEYDLDDNSDSVAVGAYSFHDTIPAEATLYNLNLSYSKDVTFGPITNLTFYNDYNLMTDKSGSYEEDTMMNVTGVAISAGGIYAYVDYIMAKNQPFIGGTMAGDSDETNNRLNINIGYYF
- a CDS encoding phosphotransferase produces the protein MKNSLNWDSSEWMESVQLWTNQNLSKYGLEPIGNLQKVSGWALGQIFKQNTNDGFYFFKATAFLPLFSNESKLCSKLSELVPEYVPETICSSSDKQWMISKDFGGGLPEYADKSLWAKAFQRLANLQQQSIKHINELIISGCLRRQITDIPKQLNEILNDSNITQYLPDEFRLKKEELVFKVKQSIEELENFNIPSTIVHGDLHIENIAQINDDFLFFDWSDACISHPFIDGTYIFRMPESEDKETIVKAYLSQWSDLADFETLQKAWNTAELICYAHQAISYASMKKTLTNEQMKDLEQAFLNAFNRILPE